A stretch of Leptidea sinapis chromosome 36, ilLepSina1.1, whole genome shotgun sequence DNA encodes these proteins:
- the LOC126975577 gene encoding spidroin-1-like isoform X4, protein MWKIHFVLLCFVVSAFGDDDRGAWASAQASAIAQANGAGGLIPQPPSAQPLYSKCTQEGDMFYMPGLSDCYICACYTTPFGTLYPKCAACSRCGAGYGPLPPYPGPPPIVIPGPPRPVPVPMPMPSRPIVIHVPVPVPSPPERIYVPGPPKPFPVERPVPVPYPVNRPYPVPSPPKILPVPMPVPQPIPVPGPETEIPVPYPVPSPSIPVPIPVPGPVRDVPVPVPVPSPPVPMPFPVPVNRYITIPGRDRLIPVPVPYTRTKIYPVPVIIYVSPICRGQPPLTPFRNPGDPCTIYICKVRYNYVYIETARDPMCDYNPSPYPSPIWGGSSASAQAIANANTYGGIGSANAAASADASAISGGWNAGDYASAQANAEAVANAGLGGIGGIGGLGGLYPGDGYSNAQASAEAAANAGFGGLGGIGGLGGIYPRGGYSNAQANAEAAANAGILRYSGLYPGVGYSNAQANAEAAANAGLGGYGGIYPGSGYSNAQANAEAAANAGMGGYGGIYPGSGYSNAQANAEAAANAGMGGYGGIYPGSGYSNAQANAEAAANAGMGGYGGIYPGSGYNDAQANAEAVANAGLGGYGGLGDFSSASAEALANAANGGYGSGGGWSSADASANTNAYGGLGGLYGGLGGSSPSIDALGNAAIGGWAKSGADE, encoded by the exons ATGTGGAAAATCCATTTTGTTCTTCTCTGCTTCGTCGTTTCGGCCTTCGGAGACG atgaCCGTGGCGCATGGGCTAGCGCCCAGGCTTCTGCTATAGCGCAGGCTAATGGAGCGGGTGGCTTAATTCCTCAACCTCCATCAGCTCAACCATTGT ATTCAAAATGTACGCAAGAAGGGGACATGTTCTACATGCCAGGCCTAAGTGATTGCTACATTTGTGCATGCTACACAACACCTTTCGGAACCCTTTACCCCAAGTGCGCTGCTTGCAGCAGATGTGGTG CAGGTTATGGACCCCTTCCTCCATACCCAG GTCCACCTCCCATTGTTATTCCAGGACCACCAAGACCTGTTCCAGTACCTATGCCCATGCCAAGTAGACCTATTGTCATCCATGTCCCAGTACCAGTACCATCACCACCAGAGCGGATATACGTGCCCGGTCCTCCAAAACCATTCCCAGTAGAGCGTCCAGTACCGGTTCCATATCCAGTTAATCGTCCATACCCCGTTCCATCACCACCAAAAATACTTCCAGTACCTATGCCAGTACCACAGCCCATTCCAGTTCCAGGACCTGAAACAGAAATCCCAGTACCTTACCCAGTTCCATCTCCTAGTATACCCGTGCCAATTCCAGTTCCTGGACCAGTCAGAGATGTTCCTGTACCCGTACCAGTTCCATCGCCGCCAGTACCAATGCCTTTCCCGGTTCCCGTTAATAGATATATTACTATTCCAGGAAGAGACCGCTTAATCCCAGTACCAGTACCATACACTC GCACTAAGATCTACCCTGTCCCAGTAATCATCTATGTCT CACCCATATGCAGAGGGCAACCACCATTAACGCCATTCCGTAATCCAGGAGATCCATGCACAATCTATATATGCAAGGTTAGATACAACTACGTGTACATCGAAACAGCTCGCGACCCGATGTGTG ATTACAATCCTTCACCCTACC cAAGTCCTATCTGGGGAGGGTCATCAGCATCCGCTCAAGCAATTGCAAACGCAAACACCTACGGAGGCATCGGAAGTGCAAATGCTGCTGCCAGTGCTGACGCAAGTGCAATTTCTGGTGGCTGGAATGCAGGAGATTATGCAAGTGCTCAGGCCAATGCTGAAGCCGTTGCTAATGCTGGTTTGGGTGGTATTGGTGGTATCGGTGGATTAGGAGGGTTATATCCTGGTGACGGATACAGCAACGCTCAAGCAAGTGCTGAAGCCGCTGCTAATGCTGGTTTTGGTGGTCTGGGTGGTATCGGTGGATTGGGAGGAATTTATCCACGCGGTGGATATAGCAATGCCCAAGCTAATGCTGAAGCAGCAGCTAACGCCGGCATACTTAGATATAGTGGCCTTTATCCTGGTGTTGGTTATAGCAACGCTCAAGCAAATGCCGAAGCTGCAGCTAATGCTGGACTAGGTGGATATGGAGGAATTTATCCAGGAAGTGGTTATAGCAATGCTCAAGCAAATGCCGAAGCTGCAGCTAATGCTGGAATGGGTGGATATGGAGGAATTTATCCAGGAAGTGGTTATAGCAATGCTCAAGCAAATGCCGAAGCTGCAGCTAATGCTGGAATGGGTGGATATGGAGGAATTTATCCAGGAAGTGGTTATAGCAATGCTCAAGCAAATGCCGAAGCTGCAGCTAATGCTGGAATGGGCGGATATGGAGGAATTTATCCAGGAAGTGGATATAACGACGCACAAGCGAATGCGGAAGCTGTAGCTAATGCTGGACTCGGAGGCTATGGTGGATTAGGAGACTTCTCGAGTGCTAGTGCGGAAGCTCTCGCTAATGCTGCAAATGGAGGCTATGGTTCTGGGGGCGGTTGGTCAAGTGCCGATGCTTCCGCTAATACCAATGCTTATGGAGGACTTGGCGGCCTTTACGGAGGGTTAGGAGGCTCTTCCCCATCAATTGACGCCCTAGGAAATGCAGCTATTGGTGGGTGGGCCAAAAGCGGTGCTGATGAATAA
- the LOC126975577 gene encoding spidroin-1-like isoform X6 → MWKIHFVLLCFVVSAFGDDDRGAWASAQASAIAQANGAGGLIPQPPSAQPLYSKCTQEGDMFYMPGLSDCYICACYTTPFGTLYPKCAACSRCGGPPPIVIPGPPRPVPVPMPMPSRPIVIHVPVPVPSPPERIYVPGPPKPFPVERPVPVPYPVNRPYPVPSPPKILPVPMPVPQPIPVPGPETEIPVPYPVPSPSIPVPIPVPGPVRDVPVPVPVPSPPVPMPFPVPVNRYITIPGRDRLIPVPVPYTRTKIYPVPVIIYVSPICRGQPPLTPFRNPGDPCTIYICKVRYNYVYIETARDPMCDYNPSPYPSPIWGGSSASAQAIANANTYGGIGSANAAASADASAISGGWNAGDYASAQANAEAVANAGLGGIGGIGGLGGLYPGDGYSNAQASAEAAANAGFGGLGGIGGLGGIYPRGGYSNAQANAEAAANAGILRYSGLYPGVGYSNAQANAEAAANAGLGGYGGIYPGSGYSNAQANAEAAANAGMGGYGGIYPGSGYSNAQANAEAAANAGMGGYGGIYPGSGYSNAQANAEAAANAGMGGYGGIYPGSGYNDAQANAEAVANAGLGGYGGLGDFSSASAEALANAANGGYGSGGGWSSADASANTNAYGGLGGLYGGLGGSSPSIDALGNAAIGGWAKSGADE, encoded by the exons ATGTGGAAAATCCATTTTGTTCTTCTCTGCTTCGTCGTTTCGGCCTTCGGAGACG atgaCCGTGGCGCATGGGCTAGCGCCCAGGCTTCTGCTATAGCGCAGGCTAATGGAGCGGGTGGCTTAATTCCTCAACCTCCATCAGCTCAACCATTGT ATTCAAAATGTACGCAAGAAGGGGACATGTTCTACATGCCAGGCCTAAGTGATTGCTACATTTGTGCATGCTACACAACACCTTTCGGAACCCTTTACCCCAAGTGCGCTGCTTGCAGCAGATGTGGTG GTCCACCTCCCATTGTTATTCCAGGACCACCAAGACCTGTTCCAGTACCTATGCCCATGCCAAGTAGACCTATTGTCATCCATGTCCCAGTACCAGTACCATCACCACCAGAGCGGATATACGTGCCCGGTCCTCCAAAACCATTCCCAGTAGAGCGTCCAGTACCGGTTCCATATCCAGTTAATCGTCCATACCCCGTTCCATCACCACCAAAAATACTTCCAGTACCTATGCCAGTACCACAGCCCATTCCAGTTCCAGGACCTGAAACAGAAATCCCAGTACCTTACCCAGTTCCATCTCCTAGTATACCCGTGCCAATTCCAGTTCCTGGACCAGTCAGAGATGTTCCTGTACCCGTACCAGTTCCATCGCCGCCAGTACCAATGCCTTTCCCGGTTCCCGTTAATAGATATATTACTATTCCAGGAAGAGACCGCTTAATCCCAGTACCAGTACCATACACTC GCACTAAGATCTACCCTGTCCCAGTAATCATCTATGTCT CACCCATATGCAGAGGGCAACCACCATTAACGCCATTCCGTAATCCAGGAGATCCATGCACAATCTATATATGCAAGGTTAGATACAACTACGTGTACATCGAAACAGCTCGCGACCCGATGTGTG ATTACAATCCTTCACCCTACC cAAGTCCTATCTGGGGAGGGTCATCAGCATCCGCTCAAGCAATTGCAAACGCAAACACCTACGGAGGCATCGGAAGTGCAAATGCTGCTGCCAGTGCTGACGCAAGTGCAATTTCTGGTGGCTGGAATGCAGGAGATTATGCAAGTGCTCAGGCCAATGCTGAAGCCGTTGCTAATGCTGGTTTGGGTGGTATTGGTGGTATCGGTGGATTAGGAGGGTTATATCCTGGTGACGGATACAGCAACGCTCAAGCAAGTGCTGAAGCCGCTGCTAATGCTGGTTTTGGTGGTCTGGGTGGTATCGGTGGATTGGGAGGAATTTATCCACGCGGTGGATATAGCAATGCCCAAGCTAATGCTGAAGCAGCAGCTAACGCCGGCATACTTAGATATAGTGGCCTTTATCCTGGTGTTGGTTATAGCAACGCTCAAGCAAATGCCGAAGCTGCAGCTAATGCTGGACTAGGTGGATATGGAGGAATTTATCCAGGAAGTGGTTATAGCAATGCTCAAGCAAATGCCGAAGCTGCAGCTAATGCTGGAATGGGTGGATATGGAGGAATTTATCCAGGAAGTGGTTATAGCAATGCTCAAGCAAATGCCGAAGCTGCAGCTAATGCTGGAATGGGTGGATATGGAGGAATTTATCCAGGAAGTGGTTATAGCAATGCTCAAGCAAATGCCGAAGCTGCAGCTAATGCTGGAATGGGCGGATATGGAGGAATTTATCCAGGAAGTGGATATAACGACGCACAAGCGAATGCGGAAGCTGTAGCTAATGCTGGACTCGGAGGCTATGGTGGATTAGGAGACTTCTCGAGTGCTAGTGCGGAAGCTCTCGCTAATGCTGCAAATGGAGGCTATGGTTCTGGGGGCGGTTGGTCAAGTGCCGATGCTTCCGCTAATACCAATGCTTATGGAGGACTTGGCGGCCTTTACGGAGGGTTAGGAGGCTCTTCCCCATCAATTGACGCCCTAGGAAATGCAGCTATTGGTGGGTGGGCCAAAAGCGGTGCTGATGAATAA
- the LOC126975577 gene encoding proline-rich protein 36-like isoform X2, translating to MWKIHFVLLCFVVSAFGDDDRGAWASAQASAIAQANGAGGLIPQPPSAQPLYSKCTQEGDMFYMPGLSDCYICACYTTPFGTLYPKCAACSRCGGYGPLPPYPGPQPLPPISPTPPYSPCPPPIVIPGPPRPVPVPMPMPSRPIVIHVPVPVPSPPERIYVPGPPKPFPVERPVPVPYPVNRPYPVPSPPKILPVPMPVPQPIPVPGPETEIPVPYPVPSPSIPVPIPVPGPVRDVPVPVPVPSPPVPMPFPVPVNRYITIPGRDRLIPVPVPYTRTKIYPVPVIIYVSPICRGQPPLTPFRNPGDPCTIYICKVRYNYVYIETARDPMCDYNPSPYPSPIWGGSSASAQAIANANTYGGIGSANAAASADASAISGGWNAGDYASAQANAEAVANAGLGGIGGIGGLGGLYPGDGYSNAQASAEAAANAGFGGLGGIGGLGGIYPRGGYSNAQANAEAAANAGILRYSGLYPGVGYSNAQANAEAAANAGLGGYGGIYPGSGYSNAQANAEAAANAGMGGYGGIYPGSGYSNAQANAEAAANAGMGGYGGIYPGSGYSNAQANAEAAANAGMGGYGGIYPGSGYNDAQANAEAVANAGLGGYGGLGDFSSASAEALANAANGGYGSGGGWSSADASANTNAYGGLGGLYGGLGGSSPSIDALGNAAIGGWAKSGADE from the exons ATGTGGAAAATCCATTTTGTTCTTCTCTGCTTCGTCGTTTCGGCCTTCGGAGACG atgaCCGTGGCGCATGGGCTAGCGCCCAGGCTTCTGCTATAGCGCAGGCTAATGGAGCGGGTGGCTTAATTCCTCAACCTCCATCAGCTCAACCATTGT ATTCAAAATGTACGCAAGAAGGGGACATGTTCTACATGCCAGGCCTAAGTGATTGCTACATTTGTGCATGCTACACAACACCTTTCGGAACCCTTTACCCCAAGTGCGCTGCTTGCAGCAGATGTGGTG GTTATGGACCCCTTCCTCCATACCCAG GACCGCAGCCGTTGCCTCCCATATCTCCTACCCCTCCGTATAGCCCAT GTCCACCTCCCATTGTTATTCCAGGACCACCAAGACCTGTTCCAGTACCTATGCCCATGCCAAGTAGACCTATTGTCATCCATGTCCCAGTACCAGTACCATCACCACCAGAGCGGATATACGTGCCCGGTCCTCCAAAACCATTCCCAGTAGAGCGTCCAGTACCGGTTCCATATCCAGTTAATCGTCCATACCCCGTTCCATCACCACCAAAAATACTTCCAGTACCTATGCCAGTACCACAGCCCATTCCAGTTCCAGGACCTGAAACAGAAATCCCAGTACCTTACCCAGTTCCATCTCCTAGTATACCCGTGCCAATTCCAGTTCCTGGACCAGTCAGAGATGTTCCTGTACCCGTACCAGTTCCATCGCCGCCAGTACCAATGCCTTTCCCGGTTCCCGTTAATAGATATATTACTATTCCAGGAAGAGACCGCTTAATCCCAGTACCAGTACCATACACTC GCACTAAGATCTACCCTGTCCCAGTAATCATCTATGTCT CACCCATATGCAGAGGGCAACCACCATTAACGCCATTCCGTAATCCAGGAGATCCATGCACAATCTATATATGCAAGGTTAGATACAACTACGTGTACATCGAAACAGCTCGCGACCCGATGTGTG ATTACAATCCTTCACCCTACC cAAGTCCTATCTGGGGAGGGTCATCAGCATCCGCTCAAGCAATTGCAAACGCAAACACCTACGGAGGCATCGGAAGTGCAAATGCTGCTGCCAGTGCTGACGCAAGTGCAATTTCTGGTGGCTGGAATGCAGGAGATTATGCAAGTGCTCAGGCCAATGCTGAAGCCGTTGCTAATGCTGGTTTGGGTGGTATTGGTGGTATCGGTGGATTAGGAGGGTTATATCCTGGTGACGGATACAGCAACGCTCAAGCAAGTGCTGAAGCCGCTGCTAATGCTGGTTTTGGTGGTCTGGGTGGTATCGGTGGATTGGGAGGAATTTATCCACGCGGTGGATATAGCAATGCCCAAGCTAATGCTGAAGCAGCAGCTAACGCCGGCATACTTAGATATAGTGGCCTTTATCCTGGTGTTGGTTATAGCAACGCTCAAGCAAATGCCGAAGCTGCAGCTAATGCTGGACTAGGTGGATATGGAGGAATTTATCCAGGAAGTGGTTATAGCAATGCTCAAGCAAATGCCGAAGCTGCAGCTAATGCTGGAATGGGTGGATATGGAGGAATTTATCCAGGAAGTGGTTATAGCAATGCTCAAGCAAATGCCGAAGCTGCAGCTAATGCTGGAATGGGTGGATATGGAGGAATTTATCCAGGAAGTGGTTATAGCAATGCTCAAGCAAATGCCGAAGCTGCAGCTAATGCTGGAATGGGCGGATATGGAGGAATTTATCCAGGAAGTGGATATAACGACGCACAAGCGAATGCGGAAGCTGTAGCTAATGCTGGACTCGGAGGCTATGGTGGATTAGGAGACTTCTCGAGTGCTAGTGCGGAAGCTCTCGCTAATGCTGCAAATGGAGGCTATGGTTCTGGGGGCGGTTGGTCAAGTGCCGATGCTTCCGCTAATACCAATGCTTATGGAGGACTTGGCGGCCTTTACGGAGGGTTAGGAGGCTCTTCCCCATCAATTGACGCCCTAGGAAATGCAGCTATTGGTGGGTGGGCCAAAAGCGGTGCTGATGAATAA
- the LOC126975577 gene encoding proline-rich protein 36-like isoform X3, with the protein MWKIHFVLLCFVVSAFGDDDRGAWASAQASAIAQANGAGGLIPQPPSAQPLYSKCTQEGDMFYMPGLSDCYICACYTTPFGTLYPKCAACSRCGGPQPLPPISPTPPYSPCPPPIVIPGPPRPVPVPMPMPSRPIVIHVPVPVPSPPERIYVPGPPKPFPVERPVPVPYPVNRPYPVPSPPKILPVPMPVPQPIPVPGPETEIPVPYPVPSPSIPVPIPVPGPVRDVPVPVPVPSPPVPMPFPVPVNRYITIPGRDRLIPVPVPYTRTKIYPVPVIIYVSPICRGQPPLTPFRNPGDPCTIYICKVRYNYVYIETARDPMCDYNPSPYPSPIWGGSSASAQAIANANTYGGIGSANAAASADASAISGGWNAGDYASAQANAEAVANAGLGGIGGIGGLGGLYPGDGYSNAQASAEAAANAGFGGLGGIGGLGGIYPRGGYSNAQANAEAAANAGILRYSGLYPGVGYSNAQANAEAAANAGLGGYGGIYPGSGYSNAQANAEAAANAGMGGYGGIYPGSGYSNAQANAEAAANAGMGGYGGIYPGSGYSNAQANAEAAANAGMGGYGGIYPGSGYNDAQANAEAVANAGLGGYGGLGDFSSASAEALANAANGGYGSGGGWSSADASANTNAYGGLGGLYGGLGGSSPSIDALGNAAIGGWAKSGADE; encoded by the exons ATGTGGAAAATCCATTTTGTTCTTCTCTGCTTCGTCGTTTCGGCCTTCGGAGACG atgaCCGTGGCGCATGGGCTAGCGCCCAGGCTTCTGCTATAGCGCAGGCTAATGGAGCGGGTGGCTTAATTCCTCAACCTCCATCAGCTCAACCATTGT ATTCAAAATGTACGCAAGAAGGGGACATGTTCTACATGCCAGGCCTAAGTGATTGCTACATTTGTGCATGCTACACAACACCTTTCGGAACCCTTTACCCCAAGTGCGCTGCTTGCAGCAGATGTGGTG GACCGCAGCCGTTGCCTCCCATATCTCCTACCCCTCCGTATAGCCCAT GTCCACCTCCCATTGTTATTCCAGGACCACCAAGACCTGTTCCAGTACCTATGCCCATGCCAAGTAGACCTATTGTCATCCATGTCCCAGTACCAGTACCATCACCACCAGAGCGGATATACGTGCCCGGTCCTCCAAAACCATTCCCAGTAGAGCGTCCAGTACCGGTTCCATATCCAGTTAATCGTCCATACCCCGTTCCATCACCACCAAAAATACTTCCAGTACCTATGCCAGTACCACAGCCCATTCCAGTTCCAGGACCTGAAACAGAAATCCCAGTACCTTACCCAGTTCCATCTCCTAGTATACCCGTGCCAATTCCAGTTCCTGGACCAGTCAGAGATGTTCCTGTACCCGTACCAGTTCCATCGCCGCCAGTACCAATGCCTTTCCCGGTTCCCGTTAATAGATATATTACTATTCCAGGAAGAGACCGCTTAATCCCAGTACCAGTACCATACACTC GCACTAAGATCTACCCTGTCCCAGTAATCATCTATGTCT CACCCATATGCAGAGGGCAACCACCATTAACGCCATTCCGTAATCCAGGAGATCCATGCACAATCTATATATGCAAGGTTAGATACAACTACGTGTACATCGAAACAGCTCGCGACCCGATGTGTG ATTACAATCCTTCACCCTACC cAAGTCCTATCTGGGGAGGGTCATCAGCATCCGCTCAAGCAATTGCAAACGCAAACACCTACGGAGGCATCGGAAGTGCAAATGCTGCTGCCAGTGCTGACGCAAGTGCAATTTCTGGTGGCTGGAATGCAGGAGATTATGCAAGTGCTCAGGCCAATGCTGAAGCCGTTGCTAATGCTGGTTTGGGTGGTATTGGTGGTATCGGTGGATTAGGAGGGTTATATCCTGGTGACGGATACAGCAACGCTCAAGCAAGTGCTGAAGCCGCTGCTAATGCTGGTTTTGGTGGTCTGGGTGGTATCGGTGGATTGGGAGGAATTTATCCACGCGGTGGATATAGCAATGCCCAAGCTAATGCTGAAGCAGCAGCTAACGCCGGCATACTTAGATATAGTGGCCTTTATCCTGGTGTTGGTTATAGCAACGCTCAAGCAAATGCCGAAGCTGCAGCTAATGCTGGACTAGGTGGATATGGAGGAATTTATCCAGGAAGTGGTTATAGCAATGCTCAAGCAAATGCCGAAGCTGCAGCTAATGCTGGAATGGGTGGATATGGAGGAATTTATCCAGGAAGTGGTTATAGCAATGCTCAAGCAAATGCCGAAGCTGCAGCTAATGCTGGAATGGGTGGATATGGAGGAATTTATCCAGGAAGTGGTTATAGCAATGCTCAAGCAAATGCCGAAGCTGCAGCTAATGCTGGAATGGGCGGATATGGAGGAATTTATCCAGGAAGTGGATATAACGACGCACAAGCGAATGCGGAAGCTGTAGCTAATGCTGGACTCGGAGGCTATGGTGGATTAGGAGACTTCTCGAGTGCTAGTGCGGAAGCTCTCGCTAATGCTGCAAATGGAGGCTATGGTTCTGGGGGCGGTTGGTCAAGTGCCGATGCTTCCGCTAATACCAATGCTTATGGAGGACTTGGCGGCCTTTACGGAGGGTTAGGAGGCTCTTCCCCATCAATTGACGCCCTAGGAAATGCAGCTATTGGTGGGTGGGCCAAAAGCGGTGCTGATGAATAA
- the LOC126975577 gene encoding proline-rich protein 36-like isoform X1, with protein sequence MWKIHFVLLCFVVSAFGDDDRGAWASAQASAIAQANGAGGLIPQPPSAQPLYSKCTQEGDMFYMPGLSDCYICACYTTPFGTLYPKCAACSRCGAGYGPLPPYPGPQPLPPISPTPPYSPCPPPIVIPGPPRPVPVPMPMPSRPIVIHVPVPVPSPPERIYVPGPPKPFPVERPVPVPYPVNRPYPVPSPPKILPVPMPVPQPIPVPGPETEIPVPYPVPSPSIPVPIPVPGPVRDVPVPVPVPSPPVPMPFPVPVNRYITIPGRDRLIPVPVPYTRTKIYPVPVIIYVSPICRGQPPLTPFRNPGDPCTIYICKVRYNYVYIETARDPMCDYNPSPYPSPIWGGSSASAQAIANANTYGGIGSANAAASADASAISGGWNAGDYASAQANAEAVANAGLGGIGGIGGLGGLYPGDGYSNAQASAEAAANAGFGGLGGIGGLGGIYPRGGYSNAQANAEAAANAGILRYSGLYPGVGYSNAQANAEAAANAGLGGYGGIYPGSGYSNAQANAEAAANAGMGGYGGIYPGSGYSNAQANAEAAANAGMGGYGGIYPGSGYSNAQANAEAAANAGMGGYGGIYPGSGYNDAQANAEAVANAGLGGYGGLGDFSSASAEALANAANGGYGSGGGWSSADASANTNAYGGLGGLYGGLGGSSPSIDALGNAAIGGWAKSGADE encoded by the exons ATGTGGAAAATCCATTTTGTTCTTCTCTGCTTCGTCGTTTCGGCCTTCGGAGACG atgaCCGTGGCGCATGGGCTAGCGCCCAGGCTTCTGCTATAGCGCAGGCTAATGGAGCGGGTGGCTTAATTCCTCAACCTCCATCAGCTCAACCATTGT ATTCAAAATGTACGCAAGAAGGGGACATGTTCTACATGCCAGGCCTAAGTGATTGCTACATTTGTGCATGCTACACAACACCTTTCGGAACCCTTTACCCCAAGTGCGCTGCTTGCAGCAGATGTGGTG CAGGTTATGGACCCCTTCCTCCATACCCAG GACCGCAGCCGTTGCCTCCCATATCTCCTACCCCTCCGTATAGCCCAT GTCCACCTCCCATTGTTATTCCAGGACCACCAAGACCTGTTCCAGTACCTATGCCCATGCCAAGTAGACCTATTGTCATCCATGTCCCAGTACCAGTACCATCACCACCAGAGCGGATATACGTGCCCGGTCCTCCAAAACCATTCCCAGTAGAGCGTCCAGTACCGGTTCCATATCCAGTTAATCGTCCATACCCCGTTCCATCACCACCAAAAATACTTCCAGTACCTATGCCAGTACCACAGCCCATTCCAGTTCCAGGACCTGAAACAGAAATCCCAGTACCTTACCCAGTTCCATCTCCTAGTATACCCGTGCCAATTCCAGTTCCTGGACCAGTCAGAGATGTTCCTGTACCCGTACCAGTTCCATCGCCGCCAGTACCAATGCCTTTCCCGGTTCCCGTTAATAGATATATTACTATTCCAGGAAGAGACCGCTTAATCCCAGTACCAGTACCATACACTC GCACTAAGATCTACCCTGTCCCAGTAATCATCTATGTCT CACCCATATGCAGAGGGCAACCACCATTAACGCCATTCCGTAATCCAGGAGATCCATGCACAATCTATATATGCAAGGTTAGATACAACTACGTGTACATCGAAACAGCTCGCGACCCGATGTGTG ATTACAATCCTTCACCCTACC cAAGTCCTATCTGGGGAGGGTCATCAGCATCCGCTCAAGCAATTGCAAACGCAAACACCTACGGAGGCATCGGAAGTGCAAATGCTGCTGCCAGTGCTGACGCAAGTGCAATTTCTGGTGGCTGGAATGCAGGAGATTATGCAAGTGCTCAGGCCAATGCTGAAGCCGTTGCTAATGCTGGTTTGGGTGGTATTGGTGGTATCGGTGGATTAGGAGGGTTATATCCTGGTGACGGATACAGCAACGCTCAAGCAAGTGCTGAAGCCGCTGCTAATGCTGGTTTTGGTGGTCTGGGTGGTATCGGTGGATTGGGAGGAATTTATCCACGCGGTGGATATAGCAATGCCCAAGCTAATGCTGAAGCAGCAGCTAACGCCGGCATACTTAGATATAGTGGCCTTTATCCTGGTGTTGGTTATAGCAACGCTCAAGCAAATGCCGAAGCTGCAGCTAATGCTGGACTAGGTGGATATGGAGGAATTTATCCAGGAAGTGGTTATAGCAATGCTCAAGCAAATGCCGAAGCTGCAGCTAATGCTGGAATGGGTGGATATGGAGGAATTTATCCAGGAAGTGGTTATAGCAATGCTCAAGCAAATGCCGAAGCTGCAGCTAATGCTGGAATGGGTGGATATGGAGGAATTTATCCAGGAAGTGGTTATAGCAATGCTCAAGCAAATGCCGAAGCTGCAGCTAATGCTGGAATGGGCGGATATGGAGGAATTTATCCAGGAAGTGGATATAACGACGCACAAGCGAATGCGGAAGCTGTAGCTAATGCTGGACTCGGAGGCTATGGTGGATTAGGAGACTTCTCGAGTGCTAGTGCGGAAGCTCTCGCTAATGCTGCAAATGGAGGCTATGGTTCTGGGGGCGGTTGGTCAAGTGCCGATGCTTCCGCTAATACCAATGCTTATGGAGGACTTGGCGGCCTTTACGGAGGGTTAGGAGGCTCTTCCCCATCAATTGACGCCCTAGGAAATGCAGCTATTGGTGGGTGGGCCAAAAGCGGTGCTGATGAATAA